From a single Streptomyces liliifuscus genomic region:
- a CDS encoding YbhB/YbcL family Raf kinase inhibitor-like protein, with product MSANDPFARLPEAASFTVTSTNVTDGAAWSPEQLSGMSGVPGGKDISPQLSWSGAPEGTRSYAVTVYDPDAPTGSGFWHWAVADIPATVTELPEGAGDDTGSGLPEGAFQLPNDARAARFIGAAPPAGHGPHRYFVVVHALDVESIGVAADATPAVLGFTMAGHILGRAVLTASAETPA from the coding sequence ATGAGCGCCAACGACCCCTTCGCCCGCCTCCCCGAGGCGGCCTCCTTCACCGTCACGAGCACCAACGTCACCGACGGCGCCGCCTGGTCGCCCGAGCAGCTCTCCGGCATGTCCGGTGTCCCCGGCGGGAAGGACATCTCCCCGCAGCTGTCCTGGAGCGGCGCCCCGGAAGGCACCAGGAGCTACGCCGTCACGGTCTACGACCCCGACGCCCCCACCGGGTCCGGGTTCTGGCACTGGGCGGTCGCCGACATCCCCGCCACCGTCACCGAGCTGCCGGAGGGCGCCGGCGACGACACCGGCTCGGGCCTGCCCGAGGGCGCCTTCCAACTGCCCAACGACGCCCGTGCGGCCCGCTTCATCGGCGCCGCCCCGCCGGCCGGGCACGGCCCGCACCGCTACTTCGTCGTGGTGCACGCCCTCGACGTCGAGTCCATCGGCGTTGCGGCCGACGCCACGCCGGCCGTCCTCGGGTTCACCATGGCGGGCCACATACTCGGCCGCGCGGTCCTGACCGCCAGTGCCGAAACTCCCGCCTGA
- a CDS encoding SMI1/KNR4 family protein, with protein MRQVLTPDPADPGAGEHIDWQAAEARWGTSFPRDYMAFMSAYGVGLIGSEDSIGEIGILAPFPTESGLLPPDDFEDETGNARYVWEIEGQDQEALDIDPEHILAWGYTSHADILCWLTSDPDPDKWPVLLFDRQELLVPCRIVPCGMVEFLRKLLLHEFDAYSIDFKPAPRFTHWRTRR; from the coding sequence TTGCGGCAGGTTCTGACTCCGGATCCCGCGGATCCCGGCGCAGGCGAACACATCGACTGGCAGGCGGCCGAAGCACGGTGGGGCACCAGCTTCCCGCGGGACTACATGGCCTTCATGTCCGCGTACGGAGTCGGTCTGATCGGCTCGGAGGACTCGATCGGCGAGATCGGAATCCTTGCGCCGTTCCCCACGGAGTCCGGTCTGCTTCCTCCCGACGACTTCGAGGACGAGACGGGGAACGCCCGCTACGTGTGGGAGATCGAGGGCCAGGACCAGGAAGCGCTCGACATCGACCCGGAGCACATCCTCGCCTGGGGATACACCTCCCACGCCGACATCCTGTGCTGGCTGACCAGCGATCCGGACCCCGACAAGTGGCCCGTGCTCCTGTTCGACCGTCAGGAACTGCTCGTGCCATGCAGGATCGTCCCCTGCGGCATGGTCGAGTTCCTGCGCAAGCTCCTCCTGCACGAATTCGACGCGTACAGCATCGACTTCAAGCCCGCGCCGCGCTTCACGCACTGGCGCACGCGGCGATGA
- a CDS encoding helix-turn-helix transcriptional regulator, giving the protein MSYREFRAPTGLLPVVACLWRNDTLVDGTERVVPDGCVDLVWLGDGPPLVVGPDTGPVVWEPTGVPTCGVRLRQGAAGNVLGLPASAVRDLQVPLTEVWPEAGALSEQVATAGDTAECLRLLAGAVLHRRVTPDPLATEAARRLADREIRVADLAAELGVGERQLHRRVTAAVGYAPKTLARVARLRRLIGADEAPTMSLADQALAAGYASQAHMTDEVHRLTGVTPVRFLEDVRLTAA; this is encoded by the coding sequence GTGAGCTACCGCGAGTTCCGTGCGCCGACCGGGCTGCTGCCCGTGGTCGCTTGCCTGTGGCGCAACGACACCCTCGTGGACGGGACGGAGCGGGTGGTCCCGGACGGCTGCGTCGACCTGGTCTGGCTGGGCGACGGCCCGCCGCTCGTTGTCGGCCCCGACACCGGCCCGGTGGTGTGGGAGCCGACCGGCGTGCCGACCTGCGGCGTACGCCTGCGACAGGGCGCCGCGGGCAACGTGCTGGGGCTGCCGGCCTCCGCCGTCCGCGACCTTCAGGTCCCTCTCACCGAGGTGTGGCCGGAGGCCGGGGCCCTGAGCGAGCAGGTGGCCACGGCCGGTGACACCGCCGAATGCCTGCGTCTGCTCGCCGGAGCCGTTCTCCACCGCCGGGTCACGCCTGATCCGCTCGCCACCGAGGCGGCCCGGCGCCTGGCGGACCGCGAGATCCGGGTCGCCGATCTCGCCGCCGAACTCGGAGTCGGCGAGAGGCAGCTCCACCGGCGGGTGACCGCCGCGGTCGGGTACGCCCCGAAGACGCTCGCCCGCGTCGCCCGGCTCCGTCGGCTCATCGGGGCCGACGAGGCGCCCACGATGTCGCTGGCCGATCAGGCGCTTGCGGCCGGCTATGCCAGTCAGGCCCATATGACGGATGAGGTCCACCGGCTGACGGGAGTCACGCCTGTCCGATTCCTGGAAGACGTCCGGCTGACCGCCGCCTAG
- a CDS encoding nuclear transport factor 2 family protein has protein sequence MSVKSTATTASSATTTSSVAEATRAVVQEFIAARVAGDTGRLVTLFADEVDWMLAENPAVPWIRPRSTAAECAAQAQELMEHTVPEDARASVDTFLVDGTDAVLMGHLSGTVRATGKSFEGPFALRLTVEDGRITRHHLYENSLSIAEACTP, from the coding sequence ATGTCCGTCAAGTCCACCGCGACCACGGCGAGTTCGGCCACCACCACGAGTTCCGTGGCCGAGGCCACTCGGGCCGTCGTGCAGGAGTTCATCGCCGCCCGGGTGGCCGGGGACACCGGGCGGCTCGTCACGCTGTTCGCCGACGAGGTCGACTGGATGCTCGCCGAGAACCCCGCCGTCCCGTGGATCCGCCCGCGGTCCACCGCCGCCGAATGCGCCGCCCAGGCCCAGGAGTTGATGGAGCACACCGTGCCCGAGGACGCGCGCGCCTCCGTCGACACCTTCCTCGTCGACGGCACCGACGCGGTCCTGATGGGCCATCTGTCGGGGACCGTACGCGCGACGGGCAAGTCCTTCGAGGGCCCGTTCGCACTGCGCCTCACCGTCGAGGACGGCCGGATCACCCGGCACCACCTCTACGAGAACAGCCTGTCGATCGCCGAGGCCTGCACCCCATGA
- a CDS encoding GntR family transcriptional regulator, with translation MTQTAHTSTSPGKQMLSEQVYAHLRDAIMRGEYAPGHALKPQDLAKEQGVSLAVVREALVRVVGEGLADRLPNRGFAVPAFSDRRWQEITEARLTIEPVVLRMSVERGDVDWEARVRAAHHRLARTPAYVPEEGEYYSSAWSEAHRVFHRTLLEGCGNPVLLETVDRMWTASELARRWSAHRVPGRDHVDEHRRLEEAALARDADTAADVLTRHLTQTAAGLTGTTE, from the coding sequence ATGACGCAGACGGCCCACACCTCGACTTCGCCGGGGAAGCAGATGCTCTCCGAGCAGGTCTACGCACACCTGCGGGACGCGATCATGCGCGGGGAATACGCCCCCGGCCACGCACTCAAGCCGCAGGACCTCGCCAAGGAGCAGGGCGTGAGTCTGGCCGTCGTGCGGGAGGCGCTCGTGCGGGTGGTCGGCGAGGGGCTCGCCGATCGGCTGCCCAACCGCGGCTTCGCCGTCCCGGCCTTCTCCGACCGGCGCTGGCAGGAGATCACCGAGGCCCGGCTGACCATCGAACCGGTCGTGCTGCGCATGTCCGTCGAGCGCGGCGACGTCGACTGGGAGGCGCGCGTGCGCGCCGCCCACCACCGTCTGGCGCGTACTCCGGCGTACGTTCCGGAGGAGGGCGAGTACTACAGCAGTGCCTGGTCCGAAGCCCACCGGGTCTTCCACCGCACCCTGTTGGAGGGGTGCGGCAACCCCGTGCTGCTGGAGACCGTCGACCGGATGTGGACCGCGAGCGAGCTGGCCCGCCGCTGGTCGGCACACCGCGTCCCCGGCCGGGACCATGTCGACGAGCACCGCCGACTGGAGGAGGCGGCGCTGGCCCGCGACGCCGACACCGCGGCCGACGTACTGACCCGGCACCTCACCCAGACCGCGGCCGGACTGACCGGCACTACCGAGTGA
- a CDS encoding metal-dependent transcriptional regulator, whose protein sequence is MSALIDTTEMYLRTILELEEEGVVPLRARIAERLDQSGPTVSQTTARMERDDLLHVADDRHLELTENGRRLATRVMRKHRLAECLLVDVIGLEWEQVHAEACRWEHVMSEAVERRALELLRNPTKSPYGNPIPGLEELGVQSTVDPLLDEAVVSLSDLAPEPNDTSATAVVRRIGELIQTDPLLMRTLRQAGVRPGAVVSVTSSPGGVTVGGGGAASAQFPTRTAAHVFVARR, encoded by the coding sequence ATGTCCGCACTCATCGACACCACGGAGATGTATCTCCGCACCATCCTGGAGCTGGAGGAGGAAGGTGTGGTCCCCCTGCGCGCCCGTATCGCCGAGCGCCTGGACCAGAGTGGCCCCACCGTCAGTCAGACCACCGCCCGTATGGAGCGCGACGATCTGCTGCACGTCGCCGACGACCGGCACCTGGAGCTGACGGAGAACGGCCGTCGACTGGCCACGCGCGTGATGCGCAAGCACCGCCTCGCCGAGTGTCTGCTCGTCGACGTGATCGGTCTGGAGTGGGAGCAGGTGCACGCCGAGGCCTGCCGCTGGGAGCACGTGATGAGCGAGGCCGTCGAGCGCCGCGCCCTGGAGTTGCTCCGGAACCCGACCAAGTCGCCCTACGGCAACCCGATCCCGGGCCTGGAGGAGCTCGGCGTGCAGAGCACTGTGGATCCACTCCTCGACGAGGCCGTTGTCAGCCTCAGCGACCTGGCCCCCGAGCCGAACGACACGAGCGCGACCGCGGTCGTACGGCGCATCGGAGAGCTGATCCAGACCGACCCCCTGCTGATGCGCACCCTGCGGCAGGCCGGGGTGCGGCCCGGCGCGGTCGTGAGCGTGACGTCATCGCCAGGCGGCGTGACAGTGGGCGGCGGCGGGGCGGCGTCCGCCCAGTTCCCCACGCGGACCGCCGCGCACGTCTTCGTTGCCAGGCGCTGA
- a CDS encoding cold-shock protein, with product MAKGTVKWFNAEKGFGFIAQDGGGPDVFAHYSNINSTGFRELQEGQVVTFDVTQGQKGPQAENITPA from the coding sequence ATGGCCAAGGGAACCGTCAAGTGGTTCAACGCCGAAAAGGGCTTCGGCTTCATTGCTCAGGACGGCGGGGGACCGGACGTCTTCGCGCACTACTCCAACATCAACTCCACCGGCTTCCGTGAGCTCCAGGAAGGCCAGGTCGTGACCTTCGACGTCACGCAGGGCCAGAAGGGCCCGCAGGCGGAGAACATCACGCCCGCCTGA
- a CDS encoding phosphotransferase family protein, translating into MAPRAETRAQLAGAARAALGGGRRLAAAERIAGGSKKGVYRLVMDDATTAIAYLWDHAENYWPTAEGDDDLTDPFSPGLGLDLFQAAHTRLDALGVRVPAIRLVDRDGAHCPADLAIVEDLPGENLEDLLARDPSVAAPVMARLGESLESMRQHRAPTYGKVAVVDGGGSSLGTSCEAVVLDRALRDLAEAASRDPRIAGARDRLEKRLRGLAAEVRPRAEYAVVHGELGPDHVLVDAVGNPVAIDIEGLMYFDVEWEHVFLRIRLHDAYRPLEVDGLDEDRLALYMLAQRLSLTAGPLRLLDGDFPDRAFMACVAEDNLTQALELIRI; encoded by the coding sequence GTGGCACCCAGGGCGGAGACGCGTGCCCAGTTGGCCGGTGCGGCGCGGGCCGCGCTGGGTGGTGGGCGGCGGCTGGCGGCCGCCGAGCGGATCGCGGGCGGTAGCAAGAAGGGCGTGTACCGCCTGGTGATGGACGACGCGACGACCGCGATCGCCTACCTGTGGGACCACGCCGAGAACTACTGGCCGACGGCCGAGGGTGACGACGACCTCACCGACCCGTTCTCGCCGGGCCTCGGGCTCGACCTGTTCCAGGCCGCGCACACGCGGCTCGACGCGCTCGGCGTCCGCGTCCCCGCGATCCGCCTCGTCGACCGCGACGGCGCCCACTGCCCGGCCGACCTCGCGATCGTCGAGGACCTCCCGGGCGAGAACTTGGAGGACCTGCTCGCGCGCGACCCGAGCGTGGCCGCCCCGGTCATGGCCCGGCTGGGGGAGTCCCTCGAGTCGATGCGGCAGCATCGGGCGCCCACGTACGGCAAGGTGGCCGTGGTCGACGGGGGAGGCTCGTCGCTCGGGACGTCGTGCGAGGCGGTCGTGCTGGACCGCGCGCTGCGAGACCTCGCCGAGGCCGCGTCGCGTGATCCGCGGATCGCGGGAGCCCGCGACCGGCTGGAGAAACGGCTGCGGGGTCTGGCGGCGGAGGTGAGGCCGCGCGCGGAGTACGCGGTCGTGCATGGCGAACTGGGGCCCGATCATGTGCTGGTGGACGCGGTCGGGAACCCCGTGGCGATCGACATCGAGGGCTTGATGTACTTCGACGTCGAGTGGGAGCACGTCTTTCTCCGGATCCGCCTGCATGACGCCTACCGGCCGTTGGAGGTGGACGGACTGGACGAGGACCGGCTCGCGCTCTACATGCTGGCGCAGCGTCTGTCGCTGACGGCGGGACCACTTCGATTGCTCGACGGGGACTTCCCCGACCGGGCGTTCATGGCGTGTGTCGCCGAGGACAACCTGACTCAGGCGCTGGAACTGATCCGCATCTGA
- a CDS encoding prenyltransferase/squalene oxidase repeat-containing protein, with protein MTTRTTTTPTGTSGESRIDSARQFMEGTARVLERRQLEVFLDDAPVEPVLDALRPYRNPDGGFGHALEPDVRCPGSQPSAALTALGVLAEIGATNDPMVTATADWVASVARSDSGVAQVLPSALGHPRTPWMEPKDESSFLTFAIAGRLHQLGVEHPWLDAATAWSWRELESQKEAGGYTVVFGLQFLDAVPDPDRAAAAIDRLRPAIRPDGTVPVPGGIEGEHIKPLELSPRPETPSRALFTPAQIDADLERLESEQLDDGGWDFHFLHWMPAQSTEWRGIVTLDALHILREHGRL; from the coding sequence ATGACTACTCGAACGACAACAACGCCAACTGGGACCAGCGGTGAGTCCCGTATCGACTCGGCTCGGCAGTTCATGGAAGGCACGGCCCGCGTGCTGGAGCGGCGCCAGCTCGAAGTGTTTCTCGACGACGCGCCGGTCGAGCCGGTGCTCGACGCGCTGCGGCCCTACCGGAATCCCGACGGCGGCTTCGGCCACGCGCTCGAACCCGATGTGCGCTGTCCGGGCAGCCAGCCCTCCGCGGCTCTCACCGCGCTCGGGGTCCTGGCGGAGATCGGTGCCACGAACGACCCGATGGTCACCGCGACCGCCGACTGGGTCGCCTCGGTCGCCCGATCCGACAGCGGAGTCGCACAAGTACTGCCTTCAGCACTCGGCCACCCGCGTACCCCCTGGATGGAGCCGAAGGACGAGTCCAGCTTCCTGACGTTCGCCATCGCCGGCCGGCTGCATCAGCTGGGGGTCGAGCACCCGTGGCTCGACGCCGCGACGGCCTGGAGCTGGCGTGAGCTCGAATCGCAGAAGGAAGCCGGCGGCTACACCGTGGTGTTCGGCCTGCAGTTCCTCGACGCGGTACCCGACCCGGACCGCGCCGCCGCCGCGATCGACCGGCTACGGCCGGCGATCCGCCCCGACGGCACCGTCCCCGTCCCGGGCGGCATCGAGGGCGAACACATCAAGCCGCTCGAACTCTCACCGCGGCCGGAAACCCCGAGCCGGGCGCTCTTCACACCCGCCCAGATCGATGCCGATCTCGAGCGGCTGGAGAGCGAGCAACTGGACGACGGAGGCTGGGACTTCCACTTCCTCCACTGGATGCCGGCACAGAGCACCGAGTGGCGCGGCATCGTCACCCTCGACGCCCTGCACATCCTCCGGGAGCACGGTCGGCTCTGA